The following is a genomic window from Puniceicoccus vermicola.
CCGTTTCAGGGGCGTTACAAGGGGATTGTTGTGGAGCCCGGGCATGTATTCGCGCAGGTTTGCCACTACATTCACCTGAATCCGGTTCGTGCGGGGATCGTTTCGGCGGAAAACCTTGGGGAGTATCGCTGGAGCAGCTTTTTTCGCATCGAAAAAAGGAAGCGTCCCGAATGGTTGGATTTCTCAACGGTATTATCCGACTCGGGGGGTCTAGGCGACAATCGGACTGGGTGGAATCGGTATCGGGATTACTTGGTTTGGCTGGCAGAGGATGATTTGGAAAAGAAGAAACTGGCAGAGGCCCAGATGAGCCGGGGCTGGTGTAAGGGATCGAAGGAGTTTCGCAAGGCGATGCGGGATGAAGCGAAGGCGAAGGGGGCGCAATTGGACCGGGTTCGTTTCGAAGGATTGGAGCCGAAGTCCTTGATTGAGGAGCGGATGATGGTTTGGGAGGAGGAACTCGTTCAGGCGGCGACGGTCGCCGGGATTGACCTCGGAGCCCTTCCCCGGCCGAAAATGTCGCGGGAAAAGTGCCTGTTGGCAGCGGTAATGAAAAAACGGACCTCGGTTTCCAACCGTTGGCTGGCCGAACGACTCGCCATGGGTTCGGTGTCAACCCCGACGCAAGCGGCAAAACGGGCGAGTGAGAATCCGGGAGTCAGAAAAGAAATCGAGAGAATTGAAAAGGCCCTGGAGTGAACCTTTGGCGTGAACGATGATCCATTGTCAAAAATCAAGACCTGACGTCATTTGGTCTTCATCCGCCTGATCCAGCAACTGCTCGGACACGCCCGGCTCGACACCACCCAGATTTACACCGAAGTGGCCATCAAGGCCCTCCGAGAGGTCCATGCCAGAACGCATCCCAGCGCACGCTCTTGAAGGCTTGAAGAATCCCGGAAAACGGTCATCTTATTGATCATGAACGCAGCCGAAATCATCGAAGAGATCCAACGCCTTCCCGAAG
Proteins encoded in this region:
- a CDS encoding transposase is translated as PFQGRYKGIVVEPGHVFAQVCHYIHLNPVRAGIVSAENLGEYRWSSFFRIEKRKRPEWLDFSTVLSDSGGLGDNRTGWNRYRDYLVWLAEDDLEKKKLAEAQMSRGWCKGSKEFRKAMRDEAKAKGAQLDRVRFEGLEPKSLIEERMMVWEEELVQAATVAGIDLGALPRPKMSREKCLLAAVMKKRTSVSNRWLAERLAMGSVSTPTQAAKRASENPGVRKEIERIEKALE